In a single window of the Oecophyllibacter saccharovorans genome:
- the argF gene encoding ornithine carbamoyltransferase has product MTQPASSAPLNPSTAAGPRHFLDIRDLTPTELRRILDIGKQVKALQQGRRFPLHPDRPLAGRTLGLMLACPSTRTRVSFEVGMEQLGGAVSVLSTADMQLGRGESIADTARVLSRFLDVIVLRARKDSDLRELARWSSVPVINGLTPVSHPIQILADVMTFEEHRGPIAGRTLAWIGDGNNVATSLIEAAALLGFRLRLATPEGFAPSEAAVDWARAQGADIVTTRSPAEAVQGAECVITDTWVSMGDEDAQTRHQLFRPYQVNAELMTQAAPDALFMHCLPAHLGEEVTQDVFESPASVVFDEAENRLHSQKGLLLWCLGHDAGA; this is encoded by the coding sequence ATGACCCAGCCCGCATCTTCCGCGCCCCTGAACCCATCCACGGCTGCCGGACCGCGGCATTTTCTCGATATCCGCGACCTGACACCCACAGAGCTGCGCCGGATTCTCGATATCGGCAAACAGGTCAAGGCGCTCCAGCAGGGACGGCGTTTCCCGCTCCACCCCGACCGGCCGCTGGCTGGCCGCACGCTCGGCCTCATGCTGGCCTGCCCTTCCACCCGGACCCGCGTTTCCTTTGAGGTCGGCATGGAACAGCTGGGCGGGGCGGTCAGCGTTCTCTCGACCGCCGACATGCAGCTGGGACGGGGGGAAAGCATCGCTGACACCGCGCGCGTCCTGTCGCGCTTTCTCGATGTCATCGTGCTGCGCGCCCGCAAGGACAGCGACCTGCGGGAACTGGCGCGCTGGAGCAGCGTTCCGGTCATCAACGGCCTGACCCCGGTCTCCCATCCCATCCAGATTCTCGCTGATGTCATGACCTTCGAGGAACATCGCGGCCCCATCGCCGGCAGAACGCTGGCCTGGATCGGGGACGGCAACAATGTCGCCACTTCCCTGATCGAAGCGGCCGCCCTGCTGGGCTTCCGCCTCCGGCTGGCCACCCCCGAAGGCTTCGCGCCTTCTGAGGCCGCCGTGGACTGGGCACGCGCGCAGGGGGCGGACATCGTGACCACACGCTCACCCGCAGAAGCCGTGCAGGGCGCTGAGTGCGTCATTACCGACACCTGGGTGAGCATGGGCGATGAGGATGCACAGACGCGCCACCAGCTCTTCCGCCCCTATCAGGTCAATGCAGAACTGATGACCCAGGCAGCGCCTGACGCGCTTTTCATGCACTGCCTGCCAGCCCATCTGGGCGAGGAAGTGACGCAGGACGTTTTCGAAAGCCCGGCTTCCGTCGTCTTTGACGAGGCGGAAAACCGCCTTCACAGCCAGAAAGGGCTGCTGCTCTGGTGCCTGGGCCATGATGCAGGCGCGTAA
- a CDS encoding aspartate aminotransferase family protein has translation MSASLMPNYKRIDLAFEHGEGPWLVGTDGRRYLDFGAGIAVSSLGHAHPALTAAIAEQAGRVMHVSNLYRIPQAEALADRLVEASFADAVLFCNSGAEANEGLVKLIRRAQYMNGHPERTRVLCFQGAFHGRTLAMISATGNPAYLEGFGSPAEGFDHVPFNDLEAVRAAITPETAGILLEPIQGESGIQAADPAFLQGLREICDAHGLYLGIDEVQTGMGRTGTLFAFEQAGITPDVVSVAKGLGGGFPIGAVLARQALARHLTPGTHGTTFGGNPLACTAGLVVMDELLKPGALQRIARVGAAFGAMLQEVVAQAPEVFDEVRGTGLMRGLHCRLPLSEVLPAVMDQGLLAITAGNNVLRLVPPLIVTEEDCRLACARLLAAAKTLIPASSSPSPSHRDARIAQ, from the coding sequence ATGAGCGCCAGTCTGATGCCCAATTACAAGAGAATAGACCTCGCTTTCGAGCACGGCGAAGGGCCCTGGCTTGTCGGCACGGACGGGCGACGATATCTCGACTTCGGCGCCGGCATCGCCGTCTCCTCGCTGGGGCATGCGCATCCGGCGCTCACCGCGGCCATCGCAGAGCAGGCCGGGCGGGTCATGCATGTTTCCAATCTTTACCGTATTCCCCAGGCGGAAGCCCTGGCTGACAGGCTGGTCGAGGCGTCTTTCGCTGATGCGGTGCTGTTCTGCAATTCCGGGGCGGAAGCCAATGAGGGTCTGGTCAAGCTTATCCGCCGCGCCCAGTACATGAACGGCCATCCGGAACGGACCCGCGTGCTCTGCTTTCAGGGCGCCTTTCACGGGCGCACGCTCGCCATGATCTCCGCTACCGGCAACCCGGCCTATCTGGAAGGGTTCGGTTCCCCTGCAGAGGGGTTCGACCATGTGCCGTTCAATGATCTGGAGGCCGTGCGTGCTGCCATCACGCCTGAAACGGCCGGTATTCTCCTGGAGCCGATCCAGGGAGAGAGCGGGATCCAGGCAGCTGACCCGGCTTTTCTGCAGGGCCTGCGCGAAATCTGCGATGCGCACGGGCTTTACCTGGGCATTGATGAAGTCCAGACCGGCATGGGGCGTACCGGGACTCTCTTCGCTTTCGAGCAGGCCGGCATCACGCCTGACGTCGTATCGGTCGCCAAGGGGCTGGGCGGCGGCTTCCCCATCGGGGCCGTTCTGGCACGCCAGGCGCTGGCCCGGCACCTGACACCCGGCACCCACGGCACCACCTTTGGCGGCAATCCCCTGGCCTGCACGGCCGGGCTGGTGGTCATGGACGAACTTCTCAAGCCCGGCGCTCTGCAGAGAATTGCCAGGGTCGGCGCTGCTTTCGGCGCCATGCTGCAGGAGGTCGTGGCTCAAGCGCCCGAGGTTTTCGATGAAGTACGCGGCACAGGCCTCATGCGCGGCCTGCACTGCCGCCTGCCGCTGAGCGAGGTTCTGCCGGCCGTCATGGATCAGGGCCTGCTGGCCATCACTGCGGGCAACAATGTTCTGAGGCTCGTGCCCCCGCTGATCGTCACTGAGGAAGACTGCCGCCTTGCCTGCGCGCGCCTTCTCGCTGCAGCAAAGACGCTTATCCCCGCCTCTTCCTCCCCATCTCCGTCCCACCGTGACGCGAGGATCGCTCAATGA